Below is a window of Vibrio gazogenes DNA.
ACCAAAAGGATCAATCAATTGCATCGTATTAATCTCCATCAATAATTCAAGTTAACAAATCAAGCTCATATATGATATTCATCGTAATTAATGATAACTTGACACATGTATTTACAATAATTTACGATTCTGCCAATTTTTTTATATATTATTAGTTCGCTAATGTTGTCATAATAAATATCTACGTTTATTATTACATTGTGTTTAAATAAAGTTGTGGGAATAACAAAATGTCGGAACTAACTAAAACTCTACTGAATATTCGTAGCTTACGTGCCTATGCACGTAATTTAACACTCGCTCAGTTAGAAGAAGCTTTAGAAAAACTGACCTCTGTCGTTGAAGAGCGTAGAGAATCAGAAGAACAAGAACGAGCAGAAAGAGAGAAGCAAGAAGAAAAACTGGCTCAAATTGCTGAACAAATTGCACAAGATGGTATCGATGTAGACGCGTTAATTTCTGCACTTTCCACCGAAGGTAAGACAAAAGGTAAACGTGCACCACGCCCAGCGAAATATAAATATATCGATGAAAACGGTGCAGAAAAAACTTGGACAGGTCAAGGTCGTACACCATCAGTAATTCAAAAAGCCCTTGATGAAGGCAAATCTCTAGATGATTTTTCGCTCTAATTCCAGAAGCGAAAAAAATAAAAGGCTCCGTATGGAGCCTTTTTATTGTTTCGCATTCAGGAGAATTATATGAACCTTTGTGCTAAGCCAATTATTTTTCGCGAAACTGTTTAACCACTTTATTGAACTCAATTATTTTTGTTATCGTTCCCAATATGCTTCTT
It encodes the following:
- a CDS encoding H-NS histone family protein — its product is MSELTKTLLNIRSLRAYARNLTLAQLEEALEKLTSVVEERRESEEQERAEREKQEEKLAQIAEQIAQDGIDVDALISALSTEGKTKGKRAPRPAKYKYIDENGAEKTWTGQGRTPSVIQKALDEGKSLDDFSL